The following are encoded together in the Terriglobia bacterium genome:
- a CDS encoding M28 family metallopeptidase, whose protein sequence is MRQKSLFGKCVFAVAAVVTLLAISLAAPQEKTAKAKPDAGSKPAISGPILGFTAGSAAREWKIEQDFLRIPTAERTRQWHRYFTQEPHPAASDRNNELAAYIAAQWTVQGWENVALRKYDVLHSAPRQVSLEMVAPVQYKASLREDPYDADPDTKNPRVSAAYLGYSASGDVTAEVVYAHSGNPDDYDLLRKNGIEVKGKIVLVRYSNPYSYRGFKALTAEREGAAAMLVYSDPAEDGLAKGKVFPDGPWGPESHIQRGAVTYDFIVPGDPTTPGWASVPGAKRIKPEDARSLPKIIALPLSWRDAKPLLENMNGPEAPKEWQGALPITYRLSGGVRAHVKVDMDTSIQPYTVVEARIRGSELPDEWVLMGNHRDAWAFGGIDPSSGTASMMELSRALGEMKKKGWRPRRTLVIASWDGEEYALTGSTEWGEQFSGELEKKLVAYLNVDSSASGPGNRGTGNEFADFHSDAVASLAPMIVEATHTIQIPSGETLYERWKQTRQQEEKSDKPLTDAELVNTRIGSGSDHTVFLNHLGRPTVGLEFDGKYGVYHSMYDNHYWVEHFGDPGYQYHLIITRLWGTLALRLANADVLPFDFASYAANIRKFVDDLDKNSKVQPNVDLASLYADINEFEKAGGELNAAVARLLSDKSLYEAARKAQIASLNRTIMDVESNWLTPEGIPGRPWFKHLLYAARYTYAHLELPGLTEAAEKGDWKVAKEQQALLEAAIKKNTQLLRASVAEIERAK, encoded by the coding sequence ATGAGGCAAAAGTCCTTATTCGGAAAGTGCGTTTTTGCTGTGGCGGCCGTGGTTACGCTGTTGGCCATCTCGCTGGCCGCTCCACAAGAGAAGACCGCGAAAGCCAAGCCAGACGCCGGCAGCAAGCCGGCCATCAGCGGCCCCATCCTCGGCTTTACCGCAGGCTCCGCCGCGCGCGAATGGAAAATCGAACAGGATTTTCTCCGCATCCCCACCGCCGAGCGCACGCGCCAGTGGCACCGCTACTTCACCCAGGAGCCCCATCCCGCGGCGTCAGACCGCAACAACGAACTGGCGGCCTACATCGCCGCGCAATGGACGGTGCAAGGCTGGGAAAATGTTGCTCTGCGCAAGTATGACGTTCTGCATTCCGCGCCGCGCCAGGTTTCCCTGGAGATGGTGGCGCCGGTCCAATACAAAGCCAGTTTGCGCGAAGACCCGTATGACGCCGATCCGGACACGAAAAATCCCCGCGTGTCGGCGGCGTATCTGGGGTATTCGGCTTCCGGCGACGTGACAGCCGAAGTCGTGTACGCGCACAGCGGCAACCCCGACGACTACGATCTTCTGCGCAAGAACGGTATTGAAGTAAAAGGCAAGATCGTCCTGGTGCGCTACTCCAATCCGTATAGCTATCGCGGATTCAAAGCGCTCACCGCGGAGCGCGAAGGCGCAGCGGCCATGCTGGTCTATTCTGATCCGGCGGAAGACGGCTTGGCCAAAGGCAAAGTTTTCCCTGATGGGCCGTGGGGGCCGGAGAGCCACATACAGCGCGGCGCCGTCACCTATGACTTCATCGTCCCCGGCGATCCCACCACGCCTGGATGGGCGTCCGTCCCCGGGGCCAAGCGCATCAAGCCGGAAGACGCGCGCTCGCTGCCAAAAATTATTGCCCTGCCGCTTTCCTGGCGCGATGCCAAGCCGCTGCTGGAAAACATGAACGGCCCGGAAGCGCCCAAAGAGTGGCAGGGCGCGCTGCCGATTACGTACCGCCTGAGCGGCGGCGTGCGGGCCCACGTGAAAGTGGACATGGATACCAGCATCCAGCCGTACACGGTGGTGGAAGCGCGCATCCGCGGCAGCGAGTTGCCGGACGAATGGGTGCTCATGGGCAACCATCGCGATGCATGGGCCTTTGGCGGCATTGATCCTTCCAGCGGCACTGCGTCCATGATGGAGCTTTCCCGCGCGCTGGGCGAGATGAAGAAAAAGGGCTGGCGCCCGCGGCGCACGCTGGTGATTGCCAGTTGGGACGGCGAGGAATACGCGCTCACCGGATCCACCGAGTGGGGCGAACAGTTCAGCGGCGAACTGGAGAAAAAGCTGGTCGCGTATCTGAACGTGGATTCGTCCGCGTCCGGGCCGGGCAATCGCGGTACCGGAAACGAATTCGCCGACTTCCACTCTGACGCCGTCGCTTCACTGGCGCCCATGATCGTGGAAGCCACGCACACCATCCAAATCCCCTCCGGTGAAACGCTGTACGAACGATGGAAGCAAACCCGGCAGCAGGAAGAAAAGTCTGACAAGCCGCTGACGGATGCTGAGCTGGTGAACACGCGCATCGGCTCAGGATCAGACCACACGGTGTTCCTCAACCATCTGGGCCGGCCTACCGTGGGACTGGAGTTTGACGGCAAGTACGGCGTTTACCATTCCATGTATGACAACCACTACTGGGTGGAACATTTTGGCGATCCCGGCTATCAATATCACCTGATCATCACCCGCCTGTGGGGGACGCTGGCGCTGCGCCTGGCGAACGCCGATGTATTGCCGTTTGATTTCGCTTCTTATGCTGCCAACATCCGCAAGTTCGTGGACGACCTGGACAAGAACAGCAAAGTGCAGCCCAACGTGGACCTGGCGTCGCTCTATGCAGACATCAATGAGTTTGAGAAAGCGGGCGGAGAACTGAATGCGGCGGTTGCGCGGTTGTTGTCAGACAAATCTTTGTACGAAGCCGCACGCAAGGCCCAAATCGCCTCCCTTAACCGGACAATCATGGACGTGGAATCGAACTGGCTTACGCCGGAGGGAATCCCCGGACGCCCGTGGTTCAAGCATCTTCTTTATGCCGCGCGCTATACCTACGCGCATTTGGAACTTCCCGGGCTGACCGAAGCCGCCGAGAAGGGTGATTGGAAGGTGGCGAAAGAACAGCAGGCGCTGCTGGAAGCGGCCATCAAGAAGAACACGCAGCTGCTCAGGGCGTCAGTGGCGGAAATAGAAAGAGCGAAGTAA
- a CDS encoding aspartate aminotransferase family protein: protein MSRPLSLFPRNFRKDYPRAVRGEGCWIYSSDGKKYLDAAGQAAVVSIGHGVASIGRAMADQAAQLAFAHTSQFHTPVAEKLAERLLALAPAGMRNGGRIHFTSGGSEATETAIKLARQFHIERGEQERFRIVSRRQSYHGSTLGAMAVSGNVARRQPYQPLLPEWGHIAPCFCYHCPLNLQFPQCELACANELETLLQNESGNVAAFMFEPIVGATLGAAAPPAGYAQRLAEICRRHDILLIADEVMTGMGRTGRNFAVEHYGVEPDIITVGKGVASGYAPLGALIVGPRVVEAFAQGSGAFQHGFTYQAHPVSMAAGNAVLDVLEEKNLFTCLEEAGRDLFASLEPLKAHPHVGDIRGLGLLAGVEFVQDKASRTPFPREEKICEKIRQAAMEHGVLTYPTQGCVDGLRGDHILLAPPFIVSQEECAMIASAIAAALKQVFGP from the coding sequence ATGTCGCGCCCGTTATCACTTTTTCCGCGCAATTTCCGTAAGGATTATCCTCGCGCCGTCCGCGGCGAAGGCTGCTGGATTTACTCGAGTGACGGCAAGAAGTATCTTGACGCCGCGGGCCAGGCAGCGGTGGTGAGCATCGGGCACGGCGTTGCTTCCATTGGGCGGGCGATGGCAGATCAGGCGGCGCAGCTGGCTTTCGCTCATACGTCACAATTTCACACGCCCGTCGCAGAGAAACTGGCTGAGCGTTTGCTGGCCCTGGCTCCTGCGGGAATGCGCAACGGCGGACGCATCCATTTCACCTCCGGCGGATCAGAAGCCACAGAAACGGCCATCAAGCTGGCGCGGCAATTCCACATCGAGCGCGGCGAGCAGGAGCGTTTCCGGATTGTCTCGCGCCGCCAGAGCTACCACGGAAGCACTCTGGGCGCGATGGCGGTGAGCGGCAACGTGGCGCGTCGCCAACCGTATCAACCGTTGCTGCCTGAGTGGGGGCATATCGCGCCGTGCTTTTGCTATCACTGCCCGCTGAATTTGCAGTTCCCCCAGTGCGAACTAGCCTGCGCCAACGAACTGGAAACGCTGTTGCAGAACGAAAGCGGGAATGTCGCCGCGTTCATGTTTGAACCAATCGTCGGCGCGACGCTGGGCGCGGCCGCGCCGCCTGCGGGCTACGCGCAGCGTCTGGCGGAAATCTGCCGTCGCCATGACATTCTGCTCATCGCTGATGAAGTGATGACCGGCATGGGGCGCACCGGTCGCAACTTTGCCGTGGAACACTACGGCGTGGAGCCGGACATTATTACTGTGGGCAAAGGTGTAGCCAGTGGATACGCCCCGCTGGGAGCGCTCATCGTGGGGCCACGTGTGGTAGAAGCTTTTGCGCAGGGATCAGGCGCATTCCAGCACGGATTTACCTATCAGGCCCATCCGGTGTCCATGGCCGCTGGAAATGCCGTCCTGGACGTGCTGGAGGAGAAGAACTTATTTACCTGCCTTGAGGAAGCCGGCCGCGATCTTTTTGCCTCGCTTGAGCCCTTGAAAGCGCATCCGCATGTGGGCGACATTCGCGGCTTGGGCCTGCTGGCCGGCGTGGAATTCGTGCAAGACAAAGCATCGCGCACGCCGTTCCCGCGCGAAGAAAAGATTTGCGAAAAGATTCGCCAGGCAGCGATGGAGCACGGCGTGCTGACTTATCCCACGCAAGGCTGTGTGGACGGCCTGCGTGGCGACCACATTCTGCTGGCGCCGCCGTTCATTGTTTCGCAAGAAGAGTGCGCGATGATAGCCAGCGCCATTGCCGCGGCGCTCAAACAGGTTTTCGGTCCGTGA
- a CDS encoding antibiotic biosynthesis monooxygenase has translation MIILKVDMLVKPGTEEKCKEYIRILQEHSRQEPGCVMYVGHQSMADPRKFLFYEQYKDQAALDAHRNAPYFKQYVNGGLDPIMEDRTRELYTAIE, from the coding sequence ATGATCATCCTGAAAGTGGACATGCTGGTGAAGCCGGGCACGGAAGAGAAGTGCAAAGAGTATATCCGCATCCTGCAGGAGCATTCGCGCCAGGAGCCCGGCTGCGTGATGTATGTGGGCCACCAGTCCATGGCCGACCCGCGCAAATTTCTTTTCTACGAGCAGTACAAAGACCAAGCCGCGCTGGACGCGCACCGCAACGCGCCTTACTTCAAGCAATATGTGAACGGCGGCCTGGACCCGATCATGGAAGATCGCACGCGCGAGTTGTACACGGCGATCGAGTAG
- a CDS encoding adenylosuccinate synthase, protein MRGKTAVIIGAQWGDEGKGKIVDVLSHSFSVVARYAGGHNAGHTVIIQGKKFVLQLVPCGVLRQGCRSVIGNGVVLDPLAFLKEVAMLRQAGVQVDGNLFVSNRAHVILPYHRMIEMGAENAPGRVKIGTTSRGIGPAYEDKMGRRGLRVADLLDANLLKSTIENACAEKNMIAHALFNADPLDADSMYREYAEAAEKIAPFVTDTALLINQALDQGQSVMFEGAQGTMLDIDHGTYPFVTSSSSTSGGAVTGTGVPPNAIQNVVGVTKAYCTRVGGGPFPSEVDGAVADQLRARGNEYGAVTGRPRRCGWIDLPLLRYAQMINGVNWWVITKMDVLDQLAEIPVCVGYKINGKKTDAVPALATGFETVEAIYEKMPGWSTSTEGITSFEKLPKKAQEYLRFLEKESGAKIGMVSTGPDRDQTMVMPEFAAELEAAKPQAAASQGKAARVK, encoded by the coding sequence ATGCGCGGCAAGACGGCGGTGATTATCGGCGCCCAATGGGGTGACGAAGGCAAAGGCAAGATCGTAGACGTCCTCTCGCATAGTTTTTCCGTGGTGGCCCGCTACGCCGGCGGACACAATGCCGGCCACACGGTCATCATCCAGGGCAAAAAATTTGTGCTGCAACTGGTGCCTTGCGGCGTGCTGCGCCAGGGCTGCCGCTCAGTGATTGGCAACGGCGTGGTGCTGGACCCTTTGGCCTTCCTGAAAGAAGTGGCCATGCTGCGCCAGGCCGGCGTGCAGGTGGACGGCAACCTGTTCGTCTCTAACCGCGCGCACGTGATTCTGCCCTACCATCGCATGATTGAGATGGGCGCGGAAAACGCGCCGGGACGCGTGAAGATCGGCACCACGTCGCGCGGCATTGGTCCGGCGTACGAAGACAAGATGGGCCGCCGCGGCCTGCGCGTGGCTGATTTGCTGGACGCCAACCTGCTCAAGAGCACAATCGAAAACGCCTGCGCGGAAAAAAACATGATCGCCCACGCGCTGTTCAACGCCGATCCGCTGGACGCTGACAGCATGTACCGCGAGTACGCGGAAGCCGCGGAAAAGATTGCGCCGTTCGTCACCGACACGGCGCTGCTCATCAACCAGGCGCTGGACCAGGGCCAGTCCGTGATGTTTGAAGGCGCGCAAGGGACGATGCTGGATATTGACCACGGGACTTATCCCTTCGTGACTTCGTCCAGTTCGACCTCCGGCGGCGCGGTCACCGGTACCGGCGTTCCGCCCAACGCGATTCAAAACGTCGTCGGCGTGACCAAGGCATATTGCACCCGCGTAGGCGGCGGACCGTTCCCCAGCGAAGTGGACGGCGCAGTGGCTGACCAGCTTCGCGCACGCGGCAACGAATATGGAGCGGTCACCGGACGTCCCCGGCGCTGCGGATGGATTGACCTGCCGCTGCTGCGCTACGCGCAGATGATCAACGGCGTGAACTGGTGGGTCATCACCAAAATGGACGTGCTGGACCAACTGGCGGAAATCCCGGTGTGCGTCGGCTACAAAATCAACGGCAAGAAAACGGACGCTGTCCCCGCGCTGGCCACGGGATTTGAAACCGTGGAAGCCATTTACGAAAAGATGCCGGGTTGGAGCACGTCCACGGAAGGCATCACCAGTTTTGAGAAGCTGCCCAAAAAGGCGCAGGAGTATTTGCGCTTCCTGGAAAAAGAGAGCGGCGCCAAGATCGGCATGGTGTCCACCGGCCCGGACCGCGACCAGACCATGGTCATGCCGGAGTTTGCCGCTGAACTGGAAGCGGCCAAACCGCAAGCCGCTGCATCGCAAGGCAAAGCCGCGAGGGTGAAATGA
- a CDS encoding histone deacetylase, with product MLPFKLVYSDDYYLPIGAHVFPAEKYRLIHRHLLETGIAEAADFVKPQPACDEDILLVHTREYVQKLKTGTLSAMEELQMEVPYSPELVKAFWLAAGGSILAADLALRSGIAFNIGGGFHHAFPDHGEGFCVVHDVAVAIKRMHQEGKITRAMTVDLDVHNGNGTAAIFPPKKKPGNLPSAGGLRHDLRRSNSDLDMLGASDGELEVFTISLHQAHNYPAYKPPSSIDVHLPDATNDEEYIGWLDQALSSAFRNFEPELLCFIAGADPYKEDQLGGLAMTIEGLKKRDELVMKVAKTRGVPVMVTFAGGYARKVEDTVTIHCNTVVAARELY from the coding sequence ATGCTCCCCTTCAAACTGGTCTACAGTGACGACTATTACCTGCCCATCGGGGCCCACGTGTTCCCGGCGGAAAAGTACCGGCTTATCCATCGCCACTTATTGGAAACGGGTATCGCTGAAGCGGCAGACTTCGTGAAGCCGCAGCCTGCCTGCGATGAAGACATCCTGCTGGTGCATACCCGGGAGTACGTGCAGAAGCTGAAGACCGGAACTCTCTCCGCCATGGAAGAGCTGCAGATGGAAGTCCCCTATTCGCCGGAACTGGTGAAGGCCTTCTGGCTGGCGGCCGGCGGTTCGATTCTTGCGGCAGACCTGGCGCTGCGCAGCGGGATCGCGTTCAACATCGGCGGCGGATTCCATCACGCGTTCCCTGATCATGGCGAAGGATTCTGCGTGGTGCATGACGTGGCCGTGGCCATCAAGCGTATGCATCAGGAAGGAAAAATTACGCGGGCCATGACCGTGGACCTTGACGTCCACAACGGCAACGGCACGGCCGCGATTTTTCCTCCCAAAAAGAAGCCGGGCAATCTGCCCAGCGCCGGCGGGCTTCGCCATGATCTGCGGCGCAGCAACAGCGATCTGGACATGCTGGGCGCGAGCGACGGCGAACTGGAGGTCTTCACCATCTCGTTGCACCAGGCGCACAACTATCCGGCGTACAAGCCTCCGTCTTCCATTGACGTTCATCTTCCTGACGCCACCAACGACGAAGAATACATTGGCTGGCTGGACCAGGCGCTTAGCTCCGCGTTCCGTAACTTTGAGCCGGAGTTGCTGTGCTTTATTGCCGGCGCTGACCCTTATAAAGAAGACCAGCTCGGCGGCCTGGCGATGACCATCGAAGGCCTGAAGAAGCGCGACGAACTGGTCATGAAAGTGGCCAAGACGCGCGGCGTCCCGGTGATGGTGACCTTTGCCGGCGGCTACGCGCGCAAAGTGGAAGACACGGTGACCATCCACTGCAACACGGTGGTGGCGGCGCGGGAACTGTACTGA
- the hcp gene encoding type VI secretion system tube protein Hcp, which yields MKFKRSTIILAVFVMLVAAGIEVAQSQPARPPATAPSPMLVQAGGPTQCRMAIRGTKQGQFKGQSTGRGQEKWIPCSQFLLSLTAPRDNATGVASGRRQYSPIVVTKDWGAASPQIMSAAATNELLPSVEFEFLRTNAQGMEYVFQTVTLTNPTISAFKEYIGFPDAGEPPNPHPLEDVSFTFQKIEVTNNDGKTTAMDDWSTR from the coding sequence GTGAAGTTCAAACGCTCCACCATCATTCTTGCCGTATTTGTAATGCTGGTCGCCGCTGGCATCGAAGTCGCTCAATCCCAACCCGCGCGTCCTCCCGCCACCGCGCCTTCACCCATGCTTGTACAGGCCGGAGGCCCCACGCAGTGCCGGATGGCGATTCGCGGAACGAAACAAGGCCAATTCAAAGGGCAAAGCACGGGGCGCGGGCAGGAGAAATGGATTCCGTGCTCGCAGTTCCTGCTCTCGCTCACCGCGCCCAGAGACAACGCGACTGGTGTGGCCAGCGGACGAAGACAGTACTCGCCCATCGTGGTGACCAAGGACTGGGGCGCCGCCTCACCGCAGATCATGAGTGCTGCTGCTACCAACGAACTTCTGCCTTCGGTGGAATTCGAATTCTTGCGGACCAACGCGCAAGGGATGGAATACGTTTTCCAGACGGTGACGCTGACCAACCCCACAATCTCGGCGTTCAAGGAATACATCGGTTTCCCCGACGCGGGTGAGCCGCCGAACCCTCACCCGCTGGAAGACGTTTCATTTACCTTCCAGAAAATTGAAGTGACCAACAATGACGGCAAGACCACGGCCATGGACGACTGGAGCACCCGCTAG
- a CDS encoding MFS transporter, with product MAAAAIPAPDAPKVQAKPPHPLRERNFVMWWLGASISLLGDQFYVVALPWVVLQLTGSGLAMGTVAMAAGIPRAVLMLLGGAVTDRTSPRKVLMATASARTLFVAAIALLLWQHSLLLWHLYLLALAFGVADAFALPSSGAMLRSLVKPQQLPAANSVWQSSALVTSIAGPAPAGLIMKTLGAAWAFFLDAVSFLFIIGALWKLPDPLQNQPAAGAKPSVWSSIGEGLKYVTSDAALRSLMLLTAVLNFCLAGPMNVGLAYMAKARFGSPASFGLWISSVAAGMLIGMLLAGVLKSKRRGLLLVAITSVLGLFTACMGLLPGLWPVAALLAVMGCFSGFINVQFQSWFQQRVERAVLGRVISVVMVFNLGLAPLSMAVAGAAVGWSAKWMFIIAGLAMVVVSAFGALQKPVREIA from the coding sequence ATGGCAGCAGCCGCCATTCCCGCACCCGACGCGCCTAAGGTTCAAGCAAAGCCGCCGCACCCGTTGCGCGAGCGCAACTTTGTCATGTGGTGGCTAGGCGCGAGCATCTCTCTGCTCGGCGACCAGTTCTACGTCGTGGCCCTGCCCTGGGTGGTGTTGCAGCTGACCGGCTCGGGGTTGGCGATGGGCACCGTCGCCATGGCCGCGGGAATCCCGCGCGCCGTGCTGATGCTGCTGGGCGGCGCAGTGACTGACCGCACGTCGCCGCGCAAAGTTCTCATGGCCACCGCTTCGGCGAGGACGCTGTTCGTCGCCGCCATCGCACTCCTGCTCTGGCAGCACAGCTTGCTCCTCTGGCACCTCTATTTGCTGGCCCTGGCGTTTGGCGTGGCTGACGCGTTTGCCCTGCCGTCTTCCGGCGCGATGCTGCGCTCGCTGGTCAAGCCGCAACAACTGCCCGCCGCCAACTCCGTGTGGCAGAGCAGCGCGTTGGTGACTTCCATCGCCGGGCCAGCCCCAGCGGGACTGATCATGAAAACGCTGGGCGCAGCGTGGGCCTTCTTCCTCGATGCAGTCAGCTTTCTGTTCATCATCGGCGCTTTGTGGAAGCTGCCTGATCCTCTGCAGAACCAGCCCGCGGCGGGCGCCAAGCCCAGCGTGTGGAGTTCCATTGGCGAAGGCCTGAAATACGTGACCAGCGACGCGGCGCTGCGTTCGCTCATGCTGCTCACCGCGGTCCTGAATTTCTGCCTGGCCGGTCCCATGAACGTGGGGCTGGCGTACATGGCCAAGGCCCGATTCGGCTCGCCTGCTTCTTTCGGCCTTTGGATATCGAGCGTAGCGGCGGGAATGCTCATCGGGATGCTTCTGGCCGGCGTGCTCAAATCCAAACGCCGCGGGCTCTTGCTGGTAGCCATCACTTCCGTGCTTGGCCTCTTCACGGCCTGCATGGGATTGCTCCCCGGGCTTTGGCCGGTGGCCGCTCTGCTGGCAGTCATGGGCTGCTTCAGCGGCTTCATCAACGTGCAGTTTCAATCCTGGTTCCAGCAGCGGGTGGAACGCGCAGTCCTTGGTCGCGTGATCAGCGTGGTCATGGTGTTCAATCTCGGCCTGGCTCCGCTGTCCATGGCGGTGGCCGGCGCCGCGGTCGGCTGGAGCGCCAAATGGATGTTCATCATCGCCGGGCTGGCGATGGTCGTGGTTTCTGCGTTCGGCGCGCTGCAGAAGCCGGTGCGGGAGATTGCGTAG
- a CDS encoding TetR/AcrR family transcriptional regulator has protein sequence MPKAKKTLEPQQARSRESLRKLMKAAAEVLGQHGVEGTTIPRIAQHAGLTPGSVYRRFHDKEALLEAAILGILERQEERTRTGMTPEAVRQIPLPVFAEQMINGMVLGYRMNAPLLRALRQFVQGRCKTPFWKKATKLEVRSFERVVDLFMSHRDAIKHPDPRAAISMGLMMVISTLFEIVVMPTDIGPLKSFLPKDDLALRRELTRMFLTYLGVSAGVAEPAGTMDSKRAPQTNI, from the coding sequence ATGCCCAAGGCAAAAAAGACACTGGAACCGCAGCAGGCCCGCAGCCGCGAGTCGCTGCGCAAGTTGATGAAGGCCGCCGCCGAAGTGCTGGGCCAGCACGGCGTGGAGGGGACCACCATCCCGCGTATCGCCCAGCATGCCGGGCTCACACCGGGCTCGGTCTACCGGCGGTTCCACGACAAAGAAGCGCTGCTGGAGGCGGCGATCCTGGGAATTCTGGAACGCCAGGAAGAAAGAACACGCACCGGCATGACGCCGGAAGCTGTCCGGCAGATTCCTCTGCCAGTGTTTGCTGAACAGATGATCAACGGCATGGTCCTGGGCTATCGCATGAATGCTCCCCTGTTGCGCGCTCTGCGGCAGTTTGTCCAAGGCCGATGCAAAACGCCGTTCTGGAAAAAGGCCACCAAGCTGGAAGTCCGCTCCTTTGAACGAGTGGTGGATTTATTCATGTCCCACCGCGACGCAATCAAACACCCTGATCCTCGCGCGGCCATCTCCATGGGCTTGATGATGGTCATCAGCACGCTGTTTGAAATTGTGGTAATGCCCACAGATATTGGTCCGCTGAAAAGTTTTTTGCCCAAAGACGATCTGGCCCTCCGGCGCGAACTCACCCGGATGTTTCTGACCTATCTGGGCGTGAGCGCTGGCGTCGCTGAACCCGCTGGTACAATGGATAGCAAGCGCGCCCCGCAAACCAATATCTGA
- the ffh gene encoding signal recognition particle protein, which yields MFENLQEKMQRAFKNLRGQGTLTPENIQEALKEIRLALLEADVNFKVVKQFIDTVAEKAVGQQVLTALSPAQQVIKIVHDELVAMLGKDTSKLKFSSQPPTVILMAGLQGSGKTTTSGKLAAWLKKGGHRPMLVSVDVYRPAARQQLKVVAEAIKAHLYEGKVEHADTPTVERLAKEARKEAANSGCNFLIVDTAGRLHIDDDLMAEMQSLKKLLNPQEILFVADAMTGQDAVNSAEEFHKKLAITGVILTKMDGDARGGAALSIRQVTGQPIKFIGVGEKYDALEPFHPDRIVGRILGMGDVMTLIEKAQEHVDQKKATEFASKALSGGGFSLEDFRDQLRQVKKMGSLASVIKMLPSVGPFAGMQKAADHVDDKQLTHVEAIINSMTSHERLNHEVINGSRRKRIARGSGTSVQEVNQVLRQYAQMRKMFKDMGKASFGRKLAGMKFPGM from the coding sequence ATGTTTGAGAACCTTCAAGAAAAGATGCAGCGAGCGTTCAAGAACCTGCGCGGGCAGGGCACGCTCACTCCGGAAAACATCCAGGAAGCGCTGAAAGAAATCCGGCTGGCGCTGCTGGAAGCCGACGTCAACTTCAAAGTGGTCAAGCAGTTCATTGACACCGTGGCGGAAAAGGCCGTGGGCCAGCAGGTGCTGACGGCGCTCTCTCCGGCGCAACAGGTGATCAAGATCGTCCACGACGAACTGGTCGCCATGCTGGGCAAAGACACATCCAAGCTGAAGTTTTCTTCGCAGCCGCCCACGGTCATCCTGATGGCCGGACTGCAAGGTTCGGGCAAAACCACCACATCCGGCAAGCTGGCGGCATGGCTGAAGAAAGGCGGGCATCGCCCCATGCTGGTGTCCGTGGACGTGTACCGTCCCGCGGCGCGCCAGCAGTTGAAAGTTGTGGCCGAGGCCATCAAGGCCCACCTCTACGAAGGCAAGGTTGAGCATGCCGACACGCCCACGGTGGAGCGCCTGGCCAAGGAAGCCCGCAAAGAAGCCGCCAACTCGGGCTGCAATTTCCTGATCGTGGACACCGCCGGCCGCCTGCATATAGATGACGACCTGATGGCGGAAATGCAGTCGCTCAAAAAGCTGCTGAACCCGCAGGAAATCTTGTTCGTGGCCGACGCCATGACCGGACAGGACGCCGTGAACTCCGCCGAAGAATTCCATAAGAAGCTGGCCATCACCGGCGTGATTCTGACCAAGATGGATGGCGATGCACGCGGCGGCGCCGCGCTTTCCATCCGCCAGGTGACCGGGCAGCCGATTAAGTTCATCGGCGTGGGCGAAAAGTACGACGCGCTGGAGCCGTTCCATCCCGACCGCATCGTCGGCCGCATTCTGGGCATGGGCGACGTGATGACGCTCATCGAAAAGGCCCAAGAACACGTGGACCAGAAAAAGGCCACGGAGTTCGCGTCCAAGGCGCTTTCCGGAGGCGGCTTTTCCCTGGAAGACTTCCGCGACCAGTTGCGCCAGGTGAAGAAAATGGGATCGCTGGCCAGCGTGATCAAGATGCTGCCCAGTGTGGGCCCGTTTGCCGGCATGCAAAAAGCCGCTGACCACGTGGACGACAAACAGCTCACCCACGTGGAAGCCATCATCAATTCCATGACCAGCCATGAGCGGCTGAATCATGAGGTGATCAACGGCAGCCGGCGCAAGCGCATCGCCCGCGGCTCCGGCACCAGCGTGCAGGAAGTGAACCAGGTGCTGCGGCAATACGCCCAGATGCGCAAAATGTTCAAGGACATGGGCAAGGCCAGCTTTGGCAGAAAGCTGGCGGGGATGAAGTTTCCAGGAATGTAG
- the lexA gene encoding transcriptional repressor LexA — MAITKRQRQVYDFLQTFMQTNGYSPSFEEIGEGLGLSSLATVHKHITNLEKKGLLKREYNRSRSIDVLPVRGLFKRTVQKPETALPLMGRIAAGQPIEAVENPETISLGDITRSKDVFVLQVKGESMKDEHIVDGDYVLVEKANTVRDGEIAVALVDGTDATLKRLFREGQTIRLQPSNTAMKPIMVPAKSVQVQGRVIGVLRKY; from the coding sequence ATGGCTATTACTAAACGGCAACGTCAGGTTTACGACTTCCTGCAGACCTTCATGCAGACCAACGGATACTCGCCATCGTTTGAAGAGATTGGCGAAGGGCTGGGCTTGAGTTCCCTGGCCACGGTGCACAAGCACATCACCAATCTGGAGAAAAAAGGGCTGCTCAAGCGCGAGTACAACCGCAGCCGCTCCATTGATGTTCTTCCGGTGCGCGGCTTGTTCAAGCGGACCGTACAAAAACCGGAGACGGCACTGCCCCTGATGGGGCGCATCGCCGCCGGCCAGCCGATTGAGGCGGTGGAAAACCCGGAAACCATCTCGCTGGGCGATATTACCCGCTCCAAAGATGTGTTTGTCCTCCAGGTCAAAGGCGAGAGCATGAAGGACGAACACATTGTGGATGGCGATTACGTTCTGGTGGAGAAAGCCAACACGGTGCGCGACGGAGAAATCGCAGTCGCCCTGGTGGATGGCACTGACGCCACGCTCAAGCGCCTCTTCCGCGAAGGCCAGACCATCCGGCTGCAGCCATCCAACACCGCCATGAAACCCATCATGGTGCCCGCCAAGTCCGTGCAGGTGCAAGGCCGGGTGATTGGCGTGCTGAGAAAGTATTAG